In Thermodesulfobacteriota bacterium, a single window of DNA contains:
- a CDS encoding TetR/AcrR family transcriptional regulator, whose translation MSNHSLAMLNPGKRKATDSRNKIRAVALRLFVNKGIKSTTTREIAKRAGIAEGTIYKYFRSKDELALELFTTNIDVFREKLSENIENKDEPKEMLDRLIHNFFDFAKSHPEAYSYIMDAHYTEIKKVPKDRPKPKDLFVEAIHLGIEKGDFRKLDENLGAALVIGMIDRTILFFNNGFIHSDYDKVVAEVVSSTFRVLGV comes from the coding sequence ATGAGTAATCACTCACTCGCCATGCTAAATCCGGGTAAAAGAAAAGCGACAGATTCAAGAAATAAGATACGTGCTGTAGCTCTGAGACTATTCGTAAACAAAGGGATTAAGAGCACTACTACAAGAGAAATCGCAAAGAGGGCAGGGATAGCAGAAGGGACTATTTATAAATACTTCCGGAGTAAGGATGAGCTTGCCCTAGAGCTCTTTACAACCAATATCGATGTGTTTAGAGAAAAGCTTTCAGAGAATATAGAAAACAAAGACGAACCTAAAGAAATGCTCGACCGGCTAATCCATAACTTCTTCGATTTCGCCAAAAGCCATCCCGAAGCCTATTCTTACATAATGGATGCGCACTACACCGAAATCAAAAAAGTTCCCAAGGATAGACCCAAGCCCAAGGATCTTTTTGTGGAAGCTATACACCTGGGTATTGAAAAAGGGGACTTTAGAAAGCTTGATGAAAACCTGGGAGCGGCATTAGTAATAGGGATGATAGACAGAACGATTCTATTTTTTAATAACGGCTTCATACATTCAGACTACGACAAAGTGGTAGCTGAAGTTGTAAGTTCCACATTTAGGGTACTAGGAGTATAA